From a single Nitrogeniibacter mangrovi genomic region:
- the proC gene encoding pyrroline-5-carboxylate reductase, translating into MNIGFIGGGNMARALIGGMCAKGFAAADILVVEPRAEGQAALAADFGVHTRGAVDEALLGCDIIVLAVKPQQMRAAVAPLAGRLERQVVVSIAAGLRAADIGRWLGGYTRLVRCMPNTPALIGAGMTGLYADPVVSAAEREQVEAILTAVGRAVWIDDEAGMDAVTAISGSGPAYVFHFIEALEAAGRALGFDEATARTLAIGTVEGAARLAAQSDEAPAVLRERVTSKGGTTAAALAALAADDFAGIIARAVEAARARGQAMGDELGAD; encoded by the coding sequence ATGAACATTGGTTTCATCGGTGGTGGCAACATGGCCCGGGCCCTGATCGGCGGCATGTGCGCCAAGGGATTCGCGGCAGCGGACATTCTCGTCGTCGAGCCGCGCGCCGAAGGGCAGGCCGCGCTTGCCGCGGACTTCGGCGTGCACACGCGGGGCGCGGTGGACGAGGCCCTGCTCGGGTGCGACATCATCGTGCTGGCGGTCAAGCCGCAGCAGATGCGCGCGGCCGTCGCGCCCCTGGCCGGACGGCTGGAGCGCCAGGTGGTGGTCAGCATCGCCGCCGGTCTGCGCGCGGCCGACATCGGCCGCTGGCTGGGCGGCTACACCCGGCTGGTGCGCTGCATGCCCAACACGCCGGCGCTGATCGGTGCCGGCATGACCGGGCTCTATGCGGACCCGGTCGTCAGCGCCGCCGAGCGCGAGCAGGTCGAGGCGATCCTGACCGCGGTCGGCCGCGCGGTGTGGATCGACGACGAGGCCGGGATGGACGCGGTGACGGCCATTTCCGGCAGCGGTCCGGCCTATGTGTTCCATTTCATCGAGGCGCTCGAAGCCGCCGGGCGTGCGCTCGGCTTCGACGAGGCCACGGCCCGGACCCTGGCCATCGGCACGGTCGAAGGCGCGGCCCGCCTGGCAGCGCAGAGCGACGAGGCCCCGGCGGTGCTGCGCGAGCGGGTGACCTCCAAGGGCGGCACCACCGCGGCGGCCCTGGCCGCGCTGGCGGCCGACGATTTTGCGGGCATCATCGCCCGCGCCGTGGAGGCCGCGCGGGCGCGCGGTCAGGCCATGGGTGACGAACTCGGGGCGGACTGA
- a CDS encoding YggT family protein codes for MLANLLLLILNFAGGFLSLMLLARFFMQWQRVSFHNEIGQFVIATTDWCVRPLRRVLPGLFGLDMASLLPAWVVQTVLAFASLAARGVPFGDNIAGVLLGVWGIGLVDLMQLMVYMVIGIVLISAVFSWVNPHAPMAPLFFTLAAPFLRPFRKLIPLVANVDLSPLVLLLVLQILLMLLARIGGAFTPLIVGL; via the coding sequence ATGCTCGCCAATCTGTTGTTGCTCATCCTCAATTTCGCCGGCGGCTTCCTGAGCCTGATGCTGCTGGCGCGTTTCTTCATGCAGTGGCAACGCGTCAGCTTCCACAACGAGATCGGGCAGTTCGTCATCGCCACCACCGACTGGTGCGTGCGGCCGCTGCGGCGGGTGTTGCCGGGCCTGTTCGGGCTCGACATGGCCAGCCTGCTGCCGGCCTGGGTGGTCCAGACCGTGCTCGCCTTCGCCTCGCTGGCGGCGCGCGGGGTGCCCTTCGGCGACAACATCGCCGGCGTCCTGCTGGGGGTCTGGGGCATCGGGCTGGTCGATCTGATGCAGCTGATGGTGTACATGGTGATCGGCATCGTGCTGATCTCGGCGGTGTTCTCCTGGGTCAACCCCCACGCCCCGATGGCGCCGTTGTTCTTCACCCTGGCCGCGCCCTTCCTGCGCCCGTTCCGCAAGCTCATTCCGTTGGTCGCCAACGTGGACCTCTCGCCGCTGGTGCTGCTGCTGGTGCTGCAGATCCTGCTCATGCTTCTGGCCCGCATCGGCGGTGCATTCACGCCATTGATCGTCGGCCTGTGA
- a CDS encoding DUF167 domain-containing protein, whose translation MSDWLTGDAQLATLTLHIQPGAKTTGFAGRHGEAMKIRLAAPPVDGKANKALLAFLATYCAVPKASVELISGQTSRAKRVRIAGLGAQMLARLKALD comes from the coding sequence GTGAGCGACTGGCTCACCGGGGACGCGCAACTGGCCACCCTGACCCTCCACATCCAGCCGGGGGCCAAGACCACGGGCTTCGCCGGGCGCCATGGCGAGGCGATGAAGATCCGTCTCGCCGCGCCTCCCGTCGACGGCAAGGCCAACAAGGCCCTGCTCGCGTTTCTGGCCACCTATTGTGCGGTGCCCAAGGCATCGGTCGAATTGATTTCGGGGCAGACCTCGCGCGCCAAGCGGGTGCGCATTGCCGGGCTGGGCGCTCAGATGCTGGCGCGGCTCAAGGCGCTCGACTGA
- a CDS encoding type IV pilus twitching motility protein PilT: MDITELLAFSVKNQASDLHLSAGLPPMIRVHGDVRRINLPPMEHKDVHAMVYDIMNDGQRKQYEEVLETDFSFSVPNLARFRVNAFNQERGAAAVFRTIPSKVLTLEDLNAPKIFKEISEQPRGICLVTGPTGSGKSTTLAAMIDYINQNHYGHILTVEDPIEFVHESKRCLINQREVHRDTLSFNNALRSALREDPDVVLVGEMRDLETIRLALTAAETGHLVFGTLHTSSAAKTIDRIVDVFPAAEKDMVRAMLSESLRAVISQTLLKTKDGKGRVAAHEIMIGTPAIRNLIRENKIAQMYSAIQTGQNAGMQTLDQCLTELVQRNLISNSEARLRAQNKDNFLG; the protein is encoded by the coding sequence ATGGATATCACCGAACTGCTCGCGTTTTCCGTCAAGAACCAGGCCTCGGATCTGCACCTCTCGGCTGGCCTGCCGCCCATGATCCGCGTCCATGGCGACGTGCGCCGGATCAACCTGCCGCCCATGGAGCACAAGGACGTGCACGCCATGGTGTACGACATCATGAACGACGGACAGCGCAAGCAGTATGAAGAGGTGCTGGAGACCGACTTCTCGTTCTCGGTGCCCAATCTGGCGCGCTTCCGGGTCAACGCCTTCAACCAGGAGCGAGGTGCGGCGGCGGTGTTCCGGACCATTCCGTCCAAGGTACTGACCCTCGAGGATCTCAACGCCCCCAAGATCTTCAAGGAAATCTCCGAGCAGCCGCGTGGCATCTGCCTGGTGACCGGCCCGACCGGCTCGGGCAAGTCCACCACCCTGGCGGCGATGATCGACTACATCAACCAGAATCACTACGGCCACATCCTCACCGTCGAGGACCCGATCGAATTCGTGCATGAATCCAAGCGCTGCCTGATCAACCAGCGCGAGGTGCACCGCGACACCCTGTCCTTCAACAACGCCCTGCGTTCGGCCCTGCGGGAAGATCCGGACGTGGTGCTGGTGGGCGAGATGCGCGACCTGGAGACCATCCGTCTGGCGCTGACCGCGGCCGAAACCGGCCACCTGGTGTTCGGCACCCTGCACACCTCGTCGGCGGCCAAGACCATCGACCGGATCGTGGACGTGTTCCCGGCGGCGGAGAAGGACATGGTCCGCGCGATGCTGTCAGAGTCGCTGCGCGCGGTGATCTCCCAGACCCTGCTCAAGACCAAGGACGGCAAGGGCCGCGTCGCCGCGCACGAGATCATGATCGGCACACCCGCCATTCGCAACCTGATCCGCGAAAACAAGATCGCGCAGATGTACTCCGCGATCCAGACGGGCCAGAATGCAGGCATGCAGACGCTCGACCAGTGCCTGACCGAGCTCGTCCAGCGCAACCTGATTTCCAATTCGGAAGCCCGTCTGCGCGCGCAGAACAAGGACAACTTCCTCGGCTGA
- a CDS encoding YggS family pyridoxal phosphate-dependent enzyme translates to MTSIPGNLQAVRERIARAAVACGRHPDAIRLLAVSKTWPADRVAEAADAGQRAFGENYAQEGADKVDALAERALEWHFIGPLQSNKTRLVASRFAWVHSVDRLKIAQRLSEQRDPQLPALNLCLQVNVSGEHSKSGVAPDDVPALAEAVRALPGVRLRGLMCIPEPTGDEALLRERFATLRRLLDALNERGLALDTLSMGMSHDIEPAIAEGATIVRVGTAIFGDRTRSASPDA, encoded by the coding sequence ATGACATCAATCCCTGGCAACTTGCAAGCCGTGCGCGAGCGCATCGCCAGGGCGGCCGTGGCATGCGGGCGGCATCCCGACGCGATCCGTCTGCTGGCGGTGAGCAAGACCTGGCCGGCCGACCGTGTGGCCGAGGCGGCCGATGCCGGTCAACGGGCGTTTGGCGAAAACTATGCGCAGGAAGGGGCCGACAAGGTCGATGCGCTCGCCGAGCGAGCCCTGGAATGGCATTTCATCGGCCCGCTGCAAAGCAACAAGACACGGCTGGTGGCGAGCCGCTTCGCCTGGGTGCATTCGGTCGACCGGCTCAAGATCGCCCAACGGCTCTCGGAGCAGCGCGACCCGCAGCTGCCGGCGCTGAACCTGTGCCTGCAGGTCAATGTGAGCGGCGAGCACAGCAAGTCTGGCGTCGCGCCCGATGACGTGCCTGCGTTGGCCGAAGCGGTGCGCGCCTTGCCGGGCGTGCGTCTGCGTGGCCTGATGTGCATTCCCGAGCCGACCGGAGACGAGGCGTTGCTGCGCGAACGCTTCGCGACCCTGCGCCGCCTGCTGGACGCGCTCAACGAGCGGGGCCTCGCGCTCGACACGCTTTCCATGGGCATGTCCCATGACATTGAACCGGCCATTGCCGAGGGCGCGACCATCGTGCGGGTCGGTACGGCCATTTTCGGCGACCGGACGCGCTCCGCGTCGCCGGATGCCTGA